Proteins encoded within one genomic window of bacterium:
- a CDS encoding ATP-binding cassette domain-containing protein: MVAQAGAPNIIELEDVRLERNRTVILSSLSWAIARGEHWALLGANGAGKTSLLKVVTGYEWPTRGRVSVLGREFGRCDLRRLRRLIGWVSHSLETRLRGADTALETVLSGLEATLGVYRAFSAAEVGRARAVLGEVGCAGLEQRPVGHLSQGERQRVLVARALVAEPLLLVLDEPCAGLDPAAREFFLEDLRRILRGGSAPTLLLVTHHVEEIVPEINRVLILRAGTILAAGSPDETLAAPILEEAFGRPFRVEREGGRYRLAGAGT, translated from the coding sequence ATGGTAGCACAGGCCGGAGCGCCGAACATCATCGAACTCGAGGACGTCCGTCTGGAACGCAACCGGACGGTGATCCTCTCCTCCCTGAGCTGGGCGATCGCCCGCGGCGAACACTGGGCACTCCTGGGCGCCAACGGCGCCGGGAAAACCTCCCTGCTCAAGGTGGTCACCGGTTACGAGTGGCCCACCCGCGGGCGGGTGTCGGTCCTGGGCCGGGAGTTCGGGCGCTGCGACCTCCGGCGCCTGCGGCGTCTGATCGGGTGGGTGAGCCATTCCCTGGAAACCAGGTTGCGGGGAGCCGATACCGCGCTGGAGACGGTGCTTTCGGGCCTGGAAGCGACCCTGGGGGTATACCGCGCCTTCAGCGCCGCCGAGGTCGGGCGGGCGCGGGCCGTCCTGGGCGAGGTCGGCTGCGCCGGATTGGAGCAGCGGCCGGTCGGGCATCTTTCCCAGGGCGAACGCCAGAGAGTCCTGGTGGCGCGGGCCCTGGTGGCCGAGCCCCTCCTTCTGGTCCTGGACGAACCGTGCGCCGGGCTCGATCCCGCCGCCCGGGAGTTTTTTCTGGAGGACCTGAGGAGAATCCTGCGGGGGGGGAGCGCCCCCACCCTGCTTCTAGTCACCCACCACGTCGAGGAGATCGTCCCCGAAATCAACCGGGTCCTGATCCTGCGCGCCGGCACAATCCTGGCCGCGGGGAGCCCGGACGAGACCCTGGCCGCCCCGATCCTGGAGGAGGCCTTCGGCCGGCCCTTCCGGGTCGAGCGGGAGGGCGGCCGCTACCGCCTCGCCGGAGCCGGAACGTGA
- a CDS encoding NUDIX domain-containing protein — translation MDKIGEKTLFRGSWLSLRNLTYRTAAGSRLEWEIIVRSREETVVVVLARLRPSGRYLLIRQFRPGVQARVIALPAGCVAPGRDIRLQAEAELKEETGYSGTIVSVSPRLKINPAVLDCDLYLVEMEVDETAPENLEPRQELEPEEEIEVFPVEPARIREFLRAQAAAGCEIASACWLIFETGPGPASAGG, via the coding sequence GTGGACAAAATCGGAGAAAAGACGCTTTTTCGGGGGTCCTGGCTCTCCCTGCGGAATTTGACCTACCGGACCGCGGCCGGCAGCCGCCTCGAATGGGAGATCATCGTCCGCAGCCGGGAGGAGACGGTCGTGGTCGTGCTGGCCCGCCTGCGCCCCTCGGGCCGGTACCTGCTCATCCGCCAGTTCCGTCCCGGGGTTCAGGCCCGGGTCATCGCCCTTCCCGCCGGCTGCGTCGCCCCCGGGCGCGACATCCGCCTCCAGGCCGAGGCGGAACTGAAGGAAGAGACCGGATATTCGGGAACGATCGTCTCGGTCTCCCCGCGTCTGAAGATCAACCCCGCCGTGCTCGATTGCGACCTGTACCTGGTGGAGATGGAGGTGGACGAAACCGCGCCCGAGAACCTGGAGCCCCGCCAGGAGCTGGAGCCCGAGGAGGAGATCGAGGTTTTCCCGGTCGAGCCCGCCCGCATCCGGGAATTTCTCCGGGCCCAGGCCGCCGCCGGCTGCGAAATCGCCTCGGCCTGC